The following are from one region of the Thiocapsa rosea genome:
- the gltB gene encoding glutamate synthase large subunit: MSLRAYPPAQGLYDPANERDSCGVGFVCNIKNTKSHAIVRQGLEILERLAHRGAVGADPKAGDGAGILVQIPDAFLRAQISFDLPPVGEYGVGMVFLPRDADARGLMQDIIDRHVREGGQRVLGWRDVPVDNSDLGKSVLPTEPLVQQVFIARGERCADQDAFERKLFVIRKRMDNEIRGSGYDQTSYYTASLSSRTLNYKGMLLADQVGNYYLDLSDERFTSAIALVHQRFSTNTFPTWDLAQPFRMICHNGEINTLRGNVNWMAARRHTMRSDILGDDLDTIWPLIPEGQSDSACFDNALELLVMGGYSLAHAMMVLIPEAWTGNRLMDEKRRAFYEYHTALMEPWDGPAAVAFTDGRQIGATLDRNGLRPARYLVTKDDMVVMASEMGVLDIAEERIVKKWRLQPGKMLLIDLEQGRIIDDAEIKTELAEAKPYGEWLKKTQIRLDELPTSVGPMSPDDATLLDAQQAFGYTQEDVKFLLSPMILTGQEAVGSMGADNPPSVLSSRPKHLSSYFKQNFAQVTNPPIDPIREELVMSLVCMIGPRPNLLGINEAGKHWRLETPQPVLTNQDLERIRHIEYSAGAAFRTRTLDMVYPATEGAEGMGAALDRLCEQAEQAVLAGYNILILSDRNTNLDHIPIPALLATSSVHHHLIRRGLRTSSGIVVETGAALEVHHFATLAGYGAEAINPYLAFDTIQSLLPHLAEPLTFEEAQKRYIKAVGKGLLKVMSKMGISMLESYCGAQIFDAIGLNTPFIQRYFTGTQTKVEGIGLKEVAEEAVRWHGQAYGREQIYRKHLDVGGDYAYRLRGEDHVWTPETISKLQHATRAKSFETFGEYSSLINDQSERLLTLRGLMELKFAPEPIPIEEVEPASAIVKRFATGAMSFGSISPEAHSTLAKAMNAIGGKSNTGEGGEEPERFQPLPDGSPNPERSAIKQVASGRFGVTTEYLVSADDIQIKIAQGAKPGEGGQLPGHKVSPQIARVRHSTPGVGLISPPPHHDIYSIEDLAQLIHDLKNVNPKARISVKLVSEVGVGTVAAGVSKAHADHVTIAGYDGGTGASPLTSIKHAGSPWEIGLAETHQTLVLNRLRGRIAVQVDGGMRTGRDVVIGALLGADEFGFATAPLIVEGCIMMRKCHLNTCPVGVATQDPELRRRFTGQPEHVINFFFFVAEEVRQLMAKLGFRTLNEMIGHSERIEMRRAISHWKARGLDFSRLLARPDVGTDVAVYNSESQDHGIDKALDHELIRQAEPALARREPVRIQTEIRNYNRCFGAMLSGRVAERFGHAGLPEDTIYIKAKGTGGQSFGAWVAAGVTIELEGEANDYVGKGLSGGRLIIYPPAESAIERAEDNIIVGNTVLYGAISGECFFRGVAGERFCVRNSGAIAVVEGVGDHGCEYMTGGIAVVLGPTGRNFAAGMSGGVAYVLDEDGTFAERCNLAMVELEPIAIEDDILEALDHQGGDLETHGLVDLSQDMSRYDAARLKQLVVNHLHYTNSDVARRILDDWESYRTRFVKVMPVDYRRALETMQTRQSRPPQTIKQSKGIVDHG; the protein is encoded by the coding sequence ATGAGCCTTCGTGCCTATCCGCCCGCACAGGGTCTCTATGACCCAGCCAACGAACGCGACTCCTGCGGGGTCGGCTTCGTCTGCAACATCAAGAACACCAAGAGTCACGCGATCGTCCGCCAAGGGCTCGAGATCTTGGAGCGTCTCGCCCACCGCGGCGCAGTGGGCGCGGATCCCAAGGCCGGCGACGGTGCCGGCATCCTGGTGCAGATCCCGGACGCCTTTCTGCGCGCGCAGATCTCGTTCGACCTCCCTCCGGTCGGCGAGTACGGCGTCGGCATGGTGTTTCTGCCCCGCGATGCGGACGCACGCGGTTTGATGCAGGACATCATCGATCGTCACGTGCGGGAAGGCGGTCAACGGGTGCTGGGTTGGCGCGATGTTCCGGTCGACAACAGCGATCTGGGCAAGAGCGTGCTCCCGACCGAGCCGCTCGTTCAGCAGGTCTTCATCGCCCGGGGCGAGCGCTGTGCCGATCAGGACGCCTTCGAGCGCAAGCTCTTCGTCATCCGCAAGCGGATGGACAACGAGATCCGCGGCTCCGGATACGATCAGACCTCCTACTACACCGCATCCTTATCCTCGCGCACGCTCAACTACAAGGGCATGCTGCTCGCCGACCAGGTCGGCAACTATTATCTGGACCTTTCCGACGAGCGCTTCACATCCGCCATCGCGCTGGTCCATCAACGCTTCTCGACCAATACCTTCCCGACCTGGGATCTGGCGCAGCCGTTCCGCATGATCTGCCACAACGGCGAGATCAACACATTGCGCGGCAACGTCAACTGGATGGCCGCGCGCCGACACACCATGCGCTCGGACATCCTCGGCGATGACCTCGACACCATCTGGCCCCTGATCCCGGAAGGTCAGTCGGACTCCGCGTGCTTCGACAATGCGCTCGAGCTGCTGGTGATGGGCGGCTACTCGCTCGCGCACGCCATGATGGTGCTCATCCCCGAGGCTTGGACCGGCAACCGCTTGATGGACGAGAAGCGCCGTGCCTTCTACGAGTATCACACGGCGCTGATGGAGCCCTGGGACGGTCCCGCCGCGGTCGCCTTCACCGACGGGCGCCAGATCGGCGCGACGCTGGATCGCAACGGTCTGCGTCCGGCGCGCTATCTCGTGACCAAAGACGACATGGTTGTGATGGCCTCCGAGATGGGTGTGCTCGATATTGCCGAGGAGCGCATCGTCAAGAAGTGGCGTCTGCAGCCCGGCAAGATGCTCCTGATTGACCTGGAGCAGGGACGCATCATCGACGATGCCGAGATCAAGACCGAGCTCGCCGAGGCCAAGCCCTACGGTGAATGGCTCAAGAAGACGCAGATCCGACTCGACGAGCTGCCGACGAGTGTCGGACCCATGTCTCCGGACGATGCCACCCTGCTGGACGCCCAACAGGCCTTCGGGTACACCCAGGAAGACGTCAAGTTCCTGCTCAGCCCGATGATCCTCACGGGTCAAGAGGCCGTCGGGTCGATGGGCGCGGATAATCCGCCGTCGGTGCTTTCGAGCCGGCCCAAGCATCTCTCCAGCTACTTCAAGCAGAACTTCGCGCAGGTCACCAATCCGCCGATCGACCCGATCCGCGAAGAGCTGGTGATGTCGCTGGTGTGCATGATCGGTCCGCGTCCGAACCTGCTCGGGATCAACGAGGCCGGCAAGCACTGGCGTTTGGAGACCCCGCAGCCGGTGTTGACCAACCAGGACCTGGAGCGAATTCGGCACATCGAGTACAGCGCCGGGGCGGCGTTCAGGACCCGTACGCTCGACATGGTCTACCCCGCGACCGAGGGCGCGGAAGGCATGGGCGCGGCGCTCGATCGTCTCTGCGAGCAAGCCGAGCAGGCGGTCTTGGCCGGCTACAACATCCTGATCCTGTCCGATCGCAACACCAATCTCGACCACATCCCGATCCCGGCGCTGCTCGCCACCTCCTCGGTGCACCACCATCTGATTCGACGCGGCCTGCGCACCAGCTCGGGCATCGTGGTCGAGACCGGTGCGGCCTTGGAAGTGCACCACTTCGCCACGCTGGCCGGCTACGGCGCCGAGGCGATCAACCCCTATCTCGCTTTCGATACGATTCAGTCATTGCTGCCGCATCTGGCCGAGCCATTGACCTTCGAAGAGGCCCAGAAGCGCTACATCAAGGCGGTCGGCAAGGGGCTGCTCAAGGTCATGTCGAAGATGGGCATCTCCATGCTTGAGTCCTATTGCGGGGCGCAGATCTTCGATGCGATCGGGCTCAACACGCCGTTCATCCAGCGCTACTTCACCGGCACCCAAACGAAGGTGGAAGGGATCGGTCTGAAGGAGGTTGCCGAGGAGGCGGTGCGCTGGCACGGGCAAGCCTACGGGCGCGAGCAGATCTACCGCAAACACCTGGATGTCGGCGGGGATTACGCCTATCGCCTGCGCGGCGAGGATCATGTCTGGACCCCCGAGACCATCTCCAAGCTGCAGCACGCGACCCGTGCGAAGAGCTTCGAGACCTTCGGCGAATACTCGAGTCTGATCAACGACCAGTCCGAGCGCCTCCTGACCTTGCGCGGTCTCATGGAGCTGAAATTCGCTCCCGAGCCGATCCCGATCGAGGAGGTCGAGCCGGCGAGTGCCATCGTCAAACGCTTTGCAACCGGCGCCATGTCCTTCGGCTCCATCTCGCCCGAGGCACACTCCACACTCGCCAAGGCAATGAACGCCATCGGCGGAAAGTCCAATACGGGTGAAGGCGGCGAGGAGCCCGAGCGCTTCCAGCCGTTGCCCGACGGCTCGCCGAACCCGGAACGCTCGGCCATCAAACAGGTCGCCTCGGGCCGTTTCGGCGTCACGACCGAGTACCTGGTGAGCGCGGACGACATCCAGATCAAGATCGCGCAAGGGGCCAAGCCGGGCGAGGGCGGCCAGCTGCCGGGCCACAAGGTGAGCCCGCAGATCGCCAGGGTCCGCCATTCCACCCCCGGAGTGGGGCTCATCTCGCCGCCGCCACATCACGATATCTACTCGATCGAGGATCTGGCCCAGCTGATCCACGACCTGAAGAACGTCAACCCGAAGGCCCGCATCTCGGTCAAGCTGGTCTCCGAGGTCGGCGTCGGAACGGTTGCCGCCGGCGTGTCCAAGGCCCATGCCGACCACGTCACCATTGCCGGCTATGACGGCGGCACGGGCGCCAGTCCGCTGACCTCCATCAAGCACGCGGGCTCGCCTTGGGAGATCGGTCTCGCCGAGACCCATCAAACCTTGGTGCTCAACCGGTTGCGCGGGCGTATCGCGGTCCAGGTCGACGGCGGCATGCGCACCGGTCGGGACGTGGTGATCGGGGCGTTGCTCGGGGCCGACGAGTTCGGTTTCGCGACCGCGCCCTTGATCGTCGAGGGCTGCATCATGATGCGCAAGTGTCATCTGAATACCTGCCCGGTGGGTGTCGCGACGCAGGATCCGGAGCTGCGCAGGCGCTTTACCGGACAGCCCGAGCATGTGATCAACTTCTTCTTCTTCGTCGCCGAAGAGGTCCGTCAGTTGATGGCCAAGCTCGGCTTCCGCACGTTGAACGAGATGATCGGCCATTCCGAGCGTATCGAGATGCGGCGCGCGATTTCGCACTGGAAGGCCCGAGGACTTGATTTCTCGCGTCTGCTGGCACGCCCGGATGTCGGAACGGACGTGGCGGTCTACAACAGCGAGAGCCAGGATCACGGCATCGACAAGGCGCTTGATCACGAGCTGATCCGTCAGGCCGAGCCGGCGCTCGCGCGCCGCGAGCCCGTGCGGATACAGACCGAGATCCGGAACTACAACCGCTGTTTCGGCGCCATGCTGTCGGGCCGGGTTGCCGAACGCTTCGGGCATGCCGGGCTACCCGAGGACACCATCTACATCAAGGCCAAGGGCACGGGCGGTCAGTCTTTCGGGGCCTGGGTGGCCGCGGGCGTGACGATCGAACTCGAGGGCGAGGCCAACGACTATGTCGGCAAGGGTCTTTCGGGCGGACGGCTCATCATCTATCCTCCGGCCGAATCCGCGATCGAGCGCGCCGAAGACAACATCATCGTCGGCAATACCGTGCTCTACGGTGCGATCAGCGGCGAGTGCTTCTTCCGGGGTGTAGCGGGCGAGCGCTTCTGTGTGCGCAACTCCGGCGCCATCGCCGTGGTCGAAGGCGTCGGTGATCACGGCTGCGAGTACATGACGGGCGGTATCGCCGTCGTGCTCGGCCCGACGGGACGAAACTTCGCGGCCGGGATGTCCGGCGGCGTCGCTTACGTCTTGGACGAGGACGGCACCTTTGCCGAGCGCTGCAATCTGGCGATGGTCGAGCTCGAGCCGATCGCGATTGAAGACGACATCCTCGAGGCGCTCGACCACCAGGGTGGCGACCTCGAGACCCACGGTCTCGTGGATCTCAGTCAGGATATGAGCCGTTACGATGCCGCGCGGCTCAAGCAGCTCGTCGTGAATCATCTGCACTACACCAATTCCGATGTGGCGCGACGGATCCTCGACGATTGGGAAAGTTATCGCACACGGTTCGTCAAGGTCATGCCGGTTGATTATCGCCGGGCGCTCGAAACCATGCAGACGCGTCAAAGCCGTCCGCCACAGACGATCAAGCAGTCGAAGGGGATTGTGGATCATGGGTAA
- a CDS encoding pilus assembly protein PilP gives MSRRLRSACLRGSMVFAALLVWGCDRTETQELRAYIDEVKARPPRPIEPLPEIQPVDAFIFEPDGRRDPFVMDTKTAAAAGADNSLAPDPLRPKEELESYPLDALRMVGTVQQQETRWALVRTREGLIYRVRVGNYLGMNNGQIVDITDDAVRLTEIVSEIPGDWRERSAELKLTP, from the coding sequence GTGAGCAGGCGACTGCGCTCAGCCTGCCTACGCGGGTCGATGGTCTTTGCGGCCTTGCTCGTGTGGGGGTGCGATCGCACCGAGACGCAGGAGCTGCGGGCCTACATCGACGAGGTCAAGGCCCGCCCGCCGAGGCCGATCGAGCCCTTACCCGAGATCCAACCCGTCGATGCCTTCATCTTCGAGCCCGACGGACGCCGGGATCCGTTCGTGATGGACACGAAAACCGCCGCGGCGGCCGGAGCGGACAATAGCCTCGCCCCGGACCCGCTTCGACCCAAAGAAGAGCTCGAGAGCTATCCCTTGGATGCGCTGCGCATGGTGGGTACGGTCCAGCAGCAAGAGACCCGATGGGCCTTGGTTCGAACGCGCGAAGGTTTGATCTATCGCGTGCGGGTCGGGAATTATCTCGGAATGAACAACGGACAGATCGTGGATATCACCGACGACGCCGTCCGGTTGACGGAGATCGTTTCCGAGATACCGGGTGATTGGCGCGAACGTTCGGCCGAGCTCAAACTCACCCCGTGA
- the pilQ gene encoding type IV pilus secretin PilQ gives MNSPFRPSQHGPRGILRRALRYAALLGLSLGAANVAAVDLTDVQFAAQPGNRVEIQLLFSGPVSAPQTFDTVSPARIALDFEGVANRLERRAVPIGVGPVHSLVAVEASDRTRIVINLNDSVPYRVTTEGNRVRVDIDARSEPEAARPASPAPAAARTQARAPASAPWDRPASDGGAAPGPSVRDIDFRRGPEGEGRVLIKLPSATSRVTVREQGSRVFVDIIDASLPQRLFRRLDVVDFATPVVAVESRPKGRNVEVNVQTGSDFEYMAYQTDDLFTLELRPLTSAEKERLAREKVVYDGERLSLNFQDIEVRAVLQLLADFTDLNLVASDSVGGNITLRLKNVPWDQALDIILKTKNLTKRQEGNVIMVGPFDEIVGHEERSLTADQRLEELAPIRSEFIPVKFAKAAEIAAFIRGASSLQSSVSSQGGSSPIGRDTRQLDRTVSESTKDSILTPGRGSVTFDQRTNTLLVMDTAARLDQIRAVVERLDIPVRQVMIESRVVIANNDFTRDLGVRFGLATSMGALYNNEMLIGGGLPGNLVGRGNYNAGPFGLDTAGEPNNAIILDPVATDTPSLLVNLPATDPAGAVNFLIGKVGSYLLQLELSAMQREGRGEVISSPRVITSDQKEARIEVGKKIPYSTVSQDGTNVEFENATLSLTVTPAITPDDRIIMDLIVTKDEPDFSRVVDGTPTINTREIETRVLVDNGETVVLGGVYERTKIFAKEQVPWIGDVPVLGRLFKREAREDNNSELLIFVTPKILKGDLVGN, from the coding sequence ATGAACAGCCCCTTTCGACCGAGCCAGCACGGACCACGCGGCATTCTCCGACGGGCGCTCCGGTACGCGGCCCTGCTCGGGTTGTCTCTCGGCGCGGCGAACGTGGCCGCCGTCGATCTCACTGACGTTCAATTCGCGGCACAGCCGGGGAATCGCGTCGAGATCCAGCTCCTCTTCTCCGGACCGGTCAGCGCGCCGCAGACCTTCGACACCGTGTCTCCTGCACGGATCGCGCTCGACTTCGAGGGCGTTGCCAACCGACTCGAGCGCAGAGCCGTTCCGATCGGCGTCGGTCCCGTCCATAGTCTGGTCGCGGTGGAGGCGAGCGATCGTACCCGCATCGTGATCAATCTGAACGATTCGGTCCCCTATCGCGTGACGACCGAGGGCAATCGCGTGCGCGTTGACATCGACGCCAGGAGTGAGCCGGAAGCCGCGCGACCCGCGTCGCCGGCACCCGCTGCCGCGCGGACACAGGCTCGAGCGCCGGCTTCGGCTCCGTGGGATCGCCCCGCCTCCGACGGCGGCGCGGCCCCCGGGCCGAGTGTCCGCGACATCGATTTCCGTCGAGGTCCCGAGGGCGAGGGGCGTGTTCTGATCAAGCTCCCGAGCGCAACCAGCCGCGTAACCGTCCGGGAACAAGGGAGCCGCGTCTTCGTCGACATCATTGACGCGTCCTTGCCGCAGCGTCTGTTTCGGCGACTCGACGTCGTGGACTTCGCAACACCTGTGGTAGCGGTCGAATCTCGGCCCAAGGGACGCAACGTCGAGGTCAATGTCCAAACCGGCAGCGACTTCGAATACATGGCCTACCAGACGGACGACCTCTTCACCTTGGAGCTGCGACCGCTGACGTCCGCCGAAAAGGAGCGACTCGCGCGTGAAAAAGTCGTCTACGACGGGGAGCGGCTCTCGCTGAATTTTCAGGACATCGAGGTCCGGGCGGTTCTCCAACTGCTCGCCGACTTCACCGATCTGAACCTGGTGGCCAGTGATTCGGTGGGCGGCAACATCACCTTGCGTCTCAAGAATGTCCCTTGGGATCAGGCGCTCGACATCATCCTCAAGACCAAGAATCTAACTAAGCGCCAGGAAGGCAATGTCATCATGGTCGGCCCCTTCGACGAGATCGTCGGACACGAAGAGCGTAGCCTGACCGCTGACCAGCGTCTCGAGGAGCTGGCGCCGATCCGCTCGGAGTTTATTCCGGTCAAGTTCGCCAAGGCGGCCGAGATCGCCGCCTTCATTCGGGGTGCGTCCAGTCTGCAGTCGAGCGTCAGCTCGCAAGGGGGCAGCAGCCCGATCGGCCGCGACACGCGTCAGCTTGATCGCACCGTGAGCGAATCCACGAAAGACTCGATCCTGACACCCGGGCGCGGCAGCGTGACCTTCGACCAGCGCACCAATACCCTGCTGGTTATGGACACCGCCGCTCGCTTGGACCAGATCCGCGCGGTCGTTGAGCGGTTGGACATCCCGGTCCGGCAGGTCATGATCGAGTCGCGCGTGGTCATCGCGAACAATGATTTCACCCGGGATCTTGGTGTGCGGTTCGGTCTCGCGACCTCCATGGGCGCGCTGTACAACAACGAGATGCTGATCGGCGGCGGGCTTCCCGGCAATCTGGTCGGGCGCGGCAACTACAATGCCGGACCCTTCGGGCTCGACACCGCCGGCGAGCCGAACAACGCGATCATCCTCGATCCGGTCGCGACCGACACCCCGTCCCTTCTGGTGAACCTTCCTGCAACGGACCCGGCCGGTGCGGTGAACTTCCTGATCGGCAAGGTCGGCTCCTATCTGCTTCAACTGGAGCTCTCGGCAATGCAACGCGAGGGACGCGGCGAGGTGATCTCGAGTCCGCGCGTCATCACCTCCGATCAGAAGGAGGCCAGGATCGAGGTGGGCAAGAAGATTCCCTACTCGACCGTCTCTCAGGACGGCACGAACGTCGAATTCGAGAACGCCACCCTGAGTCTGACGGTCACGCCCGCGATTACGCCCGACGACCGGATCATCATGGACCTGATCGTCACCAAGGATGAGCCGGACTTCAGCCGTGTCGTCGACGGGACCCCGACCATCAACACCCGCGAGATCGAAACACGGGTCCTGGTCGACAATGGCGAGACGGTCGTCTTGGGCGGTGTCTACGAGCGCACCAAGATCTTCGCCAAAGAGCAGGTGCCTTGGATCGGAGACGTCCCGGTCCTCGGGCGACTCTTCAAGCGAGAGGCTCGCGAGGACAACAACTCCGAGCTCTTGATCTTCGTGACGCCGAAGATCCTCAAGGGCGACCTGGTTGGAAACTAA
- a CDS encoding type 4a pilus biogenesis protein PilO codes for MDLSELNQLDLNSVGEWPIAVKVIAILLACIALGGAVFYFDTQEQLSRLDRAEATERDLRAAFETKQRKAANLEEYRQQIEEMKESFGAMLRQLPNRTEVASLLVDVSQTGLAAGLEFELFQPGNEQLKDFYAELPIQIRVTGSYHDFGRFVSGLASLPRIVTVHDTRISDAGGTTGSGAAKLSLQATVKTYRYLDEDAEQ; via the coding sequence ATGGACTTGAGCGAACTCAACCAACTCGATCTCAACAGCGTCGGCGAGTGGCCGATCGCGGTGAAGGTCATCGCGATCCTGCTCGCCTGCATCGCCCTGGGCGGCGCGGTCTTCTATTTCGACACGCAGGAGCAGTTGAGTCGACTCGATCGTGCCGAGGCGACCGAGCGGGACCTGCGCGCCGCGTTCGAGACCAAACAGCGCAAGGCGGCCAATCTGGAGGAGTATCGCCAGCAGATCGAGGAAATGAAGGAATCCTTCGGGGCGATGCTCCGACAGTTGCCGAACCGAACCGAGGTCGCTTCGCTCTTGGTCGATGTCTCTCAAACCGGGCTTGCTGCCGGACTCGAATTCGAGCTGTTTCAACCCGGCAACGAGCAGCTCAAGGACTTTTACGCCGAGCTGCCGATCCAGATTCGCGTCACCGGCAGCTATCACGACTTCGGGCGCTTCGTCAGCGGGCTGGCATCCTTGCCGCGCATCGTGACCGTCCACGACACCAGGATCAGCGATGCCGGCGGAACGACCGGAAGCGGTGCGGCGAAGCTGTCGCTGCAGGCGACCGTGAAGACCTACCGCTATCTCGACGAGGACGCCGAACAGTGA
- the aroB gene encoding 3-dehydroquinate synthase — MSWSLTVALGARAYPIHIGSGLLSDPDLYRPHLLGSQVMIVTNETVAPLYLEAVRSALAGYHLGETVLPDGEQYKTMEVWNRIFDALLQARFGRDCTLVALGGGVVGDMTGFAAACYQRGVGFIQVPTTLLAQVDSSVGGKTGINHPAGKNMIGAFHQPRAVIADTSTLATLPQRELSAGLAEVLKYGLIRDATFLAWLESHMAELLARDPDALAYIIRRSCEIKAEIVAEDELEAGQRALLNLGHTFGHAIETATGYGTWLHGEAVGVGICMAADLSARMGWLHETDVERVRRLVASAGLPVAAPNDLSADRFLELMAVDKKVQDGQLRLVLLQHPGDALVTGDVDPDLLRATLDAAAS, encoded by the coding sequence ATGTCCTGGAGCCTCACCGTCGCCCTCGGGGCGCGTGCTTATCCTATCCACATCGGATCCGGCCTGCTCTCGGACCCGGACCTCTACCGGCCGCATCTGCTCGGCTCGCAGGTCATGATCGTGACCAACGAGACGGTTGCGCCTCTCTATCTTGAAGCCGTTCGCTCGGCGCTCGCGGGCTATCACCTCGGCGAAACGGTGCTGCCCGACGGCGAGCAATACAAAACGATGGAGGTCTGGAACCGGATCTTCGATGCCTTGTTGCAGGCGCGTTTCGGGCGCGATTGCACCTTGGTGGCGCTCGGCGGAGGCGTGGTAGGCGACATGACGGGATTCGCCGCCGCCTGTTACCAGCGTGGGGTCGGCTTCATCCAGGTGCCCACGACCCTACTGGCACAGGTCGACTCCTCGGTCGGCGGCAAGACCGGTATCAACCATCCGGCCGGGAAGAACATGATCGGGGCCTTCCACCAGCCCCGGGCAGTGATCGCGGACACCTCGACCTTGGCGACATTGCCGCAGCGCGAGCTCTCGGCCGGATTGGCCGAGGTCCTGAAATACGGGCTTATTCGCGATGCGACCTTCCTCGCCTGGCTCGAATCCCACATGGCCGAGCTGCTCGCCCGCGATCCCGATGCCTTGGCCTACATCATCCGCCGCTCCTGCGAGATCAAGGCGGAGATCGTCGCCGAAGACGAGCTCGAGGCCGGGCAGCGGGCGCTGCTCAACCTCGGTCACACCTTCGGGCACGCCATCGAGACCGCAACCGGTTACGGCACCTGGCTTCACGGCGAGGCGGTCGGGGTCGGAATCTGCATGGCGGCCGATCTCTCCGCCCGCATGGGATGGCTTCACGAGACGGATGTCGAGCGGGTTCGCCGGCTGGTGGCGAGCGCCGGCCTTCCTGTCGCTGCCCCGAATGATCTCTCCGCCGATCGCTTTCTCGAGCTCATGGCGGTCGACAAAAAGGTGCAGGATGGTCAACTGCGCCTTGTTCTCCTGCAACACCCCGGAGACGCACTGGTTACGGGCGACGTCGATCCGGACCTTCTGCGTGCGACCCTCGACGCCGCGGCCTCCTAG
- the aroK gene encoding shikimate kinase AroK translates to MMRAQNIFIVGPMGAGKSTVGRQLAETLSYTFKDSDQEIQRRTGVDIPTIFEFEGETGFRARERQVIEELVSEERIVLATGGGVILSAENRQDLAARGVVIYLHCSPEQQYARTARDRNRPLLDTEDPLAKLRELMEEREPLYRQVADMVVSTEKRGTSSVVKEISRRLESEEV, encoded by the coding sequence ATGATGCGCGCACAGAACATTTTTATCGTCGGGCCGATGGGCGCCGGCAAGAGTACCGTCGGACGGCAGCTTGCCGAGACGCTTTCCTACACCTTCAAAGACAGCGATCAGGAGATCCAGCGCCGAACGGGCGTGGACATCCCGACGATCTTCGAGTTCGAGGGCGAAACGGGCTTTCGTGCCCGCGAGCGCCAAGTCATCGAGGAGCTGGTGAGCGAGGAGCGGATCGTGCTCGCGACCGGCGGCGGGGTCATCTTGTCGGCGGAGAATCGTCAAGACCTCGCGGCGCGCGGCGTCGTTATCTATCTGCATTGCAGTCCGGAGCAGCAGTATGCCCGTACCGCTCGCGATCGGAATCGCCCGTTGCTGGACACGGAGGATCCACTCGCGAAACTGCGCGAGCTGATGGAGGAGCGCGAGCCGCTCTATCGCCAAGTCGCCGATATGGTCGTTTCGACCGAGAAGCGCGGAACCAGCTCCGTGGTCAAGGAGATCTCTCGGCGCCTGGAGTCCGAGGAGGTCTGA